A single Candidatus Methylomirabilota bacterium DNA region contains:
- a CDS encoding ubiquinone/menaquinone biosynthesis methyltransferase gives MATPELGAGPDKARFVSEMFSRIAGHYDLMNGVMTFGMHHSWRRATARETIPIPDGPALDLATGTADLALELAELHPHRAIVGADFSLGMLSVGRDKVRRAAGARRIHLAAADALALPFEDRSFACVTSAFLLRNLADLRQGLAEMRRVTRPGGRVVALEITQVTLPGFAPLFRFYFHRVVPSVGRLIARDREAYTYLPQSVDRFLSPPELSRLMAEVGLRGVRYRRLGMGSVTIHTGIA, from the coding sequence GTGGCCACGCCGGAGCTGGGCGCCGGGCCCGACAAGGCGCGCTTCGTGAGCGAGATGTTCTCGCGGATCGCGGGGCACTACGACCTCATGAACGGCGTCATGACCTTCGGCATGCATCACTCGTGGCGGCGGGCGACGGCGCGCGAGACGATCCCGATCCCGGATGGGCCCGCCCTCGACCTCGCCACCGGGACGGCCGACCTCGCCCTCGAGCTGGCCGAGCTGCACCCGCATCGCGCCATCGTCGGCGCCGACTTCTCGCTCGGAATGCTCAGCGTGGGCCGCGACAAGGTGCGGCGAGCGGCGGGGGCGCGGCGGATCCACCTGGCGGCGGCCGACGCGCTGGCGCTGCCGTTCGAGGACCGGAGCTTCGCGTGCGTGACCTCAGCCTTCCTGCTCCGGAACCTCGCCGATCTTCGCCAGGGCCTCGCCGAGATGAGGCGCGTCACGCGGCCGGGCGGCCGGGTCGTCGCCCTCGAGATCACCCAGGTGACGCTTCCCGGCTTCGCCCCCCTGTTCCGCTTCTACTTCCACCGCGTGGTGCCGAGCGTCGGCCGCCTCATCGCGCGCGACCGCGAGGCCTACACCTACCTGCCCCAGTCGGTCGACCGCTTCCTCTCCCCGCCCGAGCTGTCACGGCTCATGGCGGAGGTGGGACTCCGCGGCGTGCGTTATCGGCGGCTCGGGATGGGGTCGGTGACGATCCACACGGGGATCGCCTGA
- a CDS encoding UbiA-like polyprenyltransferase: MSTLRHFVDAIKFEHTVFALPFAYVSMVLAADGWPGWRVALWVTLAMAGARTLAMTVNRLADRVIDARNPRTRARHLPAGLLTVSGMAAVAAAAATLLVVSAAMLNPLCLVLSPLAVLFLVGYSYTKRFTWLSHWILGFTDGIAAAGGWIAVRAAFDPPVFLLWFALTVWIAGFDLLYACQDVDFDRAEGLHSVPARFGIPAALVTARACHALTVMAFVALGWTMGLGPLYWLGVLAVAGLFVYEHSLVSPRDLSRLDGAFFNVNGYIALILLAAVLGGRWSF; encoded by the coding sequence GTGAGCACGCTGCGCCACTTCGTCGACGCCATCAAGTTCGAGCACACCGTTTTCGCCCTGCCCTTCGCCTACGTCTCGATGGTGCTCGCCGCCGACGGCTGGCCGGGCTGGCGGGTCGCGCTGTGGGTGACGTTGGCCATGGCGGGAGCGCGCACGCTGGCCATGACGGTGAACCGCCTGGCCGATCGCGTGATCGACGCGCGGAACCCCCGGACGCGGGCGCGCCATCTCCCGGCTGGTCTCTTGACCGTGTCCGGCATGGCGGCCGTCGCCGCCGCCGCCGCCACGCTCCTCGTCGTCTCGGCGGCCATGCTCAACCCGCTCTGTCTCGTCCTGTCTCCCCTCGCCGTGCTCTTCCTCGTCGGCTACTCCTACACGAAGCGCTTCACCTGGCTCTCGCACTGGATCCTCGGGTTCACCGACGGCATCGCCGCCGCCGGCGGATGGATCGCCGTGCGGGCCGCCTTCGACCCGCCGGTCTTCCTCCTCTGGTTCGCTCTCACCGTGTGGATCGCTGGATTCGATCTCCTGTATGCGTGCCAGGACGTGGACTTCGACCGGGCGGAGGGCCTCCACTCGGTGCCCGCGCGCTTCGGCATCCCCGCCGCGCTCGTCACCGCCCGCGCGTGCCACGCGCTCACCGTGATGGCGTTCGTCGCGCTCGGCTGGACGATGGGGCTTGGACCGCTGTACTGGCTCGGCGTCCTGGCGGTGGCCGGCCTCTTCGTCTACGAGCACTCGCTGGTGTCGCCGCGCGACCTCTCCCGCCTCGACGGGGCCTTCTTCAACGTGAACGGCTACATCGCGCTGATCCTGCTCGCCGCCGTGCTCGGCGGGCGGTGGAGCTTCTAG